A region of the Arthrobacter sp. FW306-07-I genome:
AATACGGCGGTTCGGCAGAAAACCGGGTCCGTTTCCCGGCCGACATCGCAAAGGCCGTCCGCGAAGCCGTGGGACCGGAAATGACCGTGGGCATTCGCGTCTCCCAATCCAAGGTCAGCGACCACGACCACCGCTGGACCGGAGGGGCTGCGGAGGCCGAAGTAATCTTCTCAGCTCTGGCCGCCAGTGGCGTCGACTTCATCCACACCACGGAATACCGGGCCTACGCGCCGGCGTTCGGTGACCAGGGGCCATCGTTGGCCGCCCTGGCCAAACGGCACTCAGGCCTGCCAGTCATAGCCAACGGTCAACTGGATGACCCCGAAACGGCCCTTTCAATGCTCACCGATGGCACCGCCGACGTCGTAGCCCTGGGTAAGGCCGCGCTCGGGAACCGGAACTGGCCCGAACGGGTCAGGAACGGCCAGGCACTCGACGAACTGGACCCGAGCCTGTTCGCCCCCGTGGCCGACGTTAAAGACTGGGAACTTGAACTGCTCCCCTAAGCGGCCGATCGTGACCACGAACCACTCGCCCTGCCTGACGCCACCTCGCCCTTCCGAGCAACGCGCAGCCGGGCAGGGCGAGGGGTCCAACGATTGGGAAAAGCCGATGCCAATGCGGCACCCCCGCGGCGAGGAGTGCGGTGCTTAGGCGTCGAGGTGCAGCTTAAGTGGGCCCACGCAGATGTAAGTGCCGGCGAATGGGTTGTGCACCCAGGCGGGGGGTACGGAGAGCGTAGGGGGATCCATCAATGGATCCGGACGGAGCTGAACGGTCCGTCCACCGCTCGGGAGGCAGTCGTGCGTATTGGCCTGATTTCAAGCCCATGGTTTGCTGTGCCACCCCCGGCCTACGGGGGTATCGAGCGGGTGGTCAACTCGCTCGCCCGGGGTTTCGCTGATGCTGGCGAAGAGGTTGTGTTGGCGGCGCCGTCGGACAGTACTTGCCCGGTGCCGCTGGCGCCGGGGATGCGGGCTGCGGACTCACGGGAGTTGGGCATGAGGGGTTCGGAGATGAACATCGGCGACGGCTCGGTCGCCGCTCTCGGCACTGTAGAGCGTCTTGCCGAACTCGTCCTTCTCCGAACGGTTGGTTTTCGCGTCCCAGTCCCGGGTCAGTTTGCCGCGTGCCAGCGGACTCCACGGCAGGACCCCGATCTTTTGGTCGGCGCAGAGGGGGAACATTTCGCGTTCCTCCTCCCGGTACACGAGGTTGTAGTGGTCCTGCATCGTCACAAAGCGGGTCCAGCCATTGATCTGCTGCAGATACAGGGCCTTGCTGAATTGCCATGCGGCTATCGAGGAAGCCCCGATGTAGCGGACTTTGCCGGCCTTGACGACGTCATGCAGGGCTTCAAGCGTTTCCTCAATGGGCGTGGCGGGATCCCAACGGTGAATCTGGTATAGATCCACATAGTCCGTTCCCAACCGGGTCAGGCTGGCGTCGAGCTCCGCGAAAATGGCCTTGCGTGAGAGCCCGCGGCCGTTCGGGCCGGGCCGCATCACCCCGTGGACCTTTGTGGCAATCACGATTTCCTCCCGGCGGGCGAAGTCGGCCAGCGCCTTGCCCACTATTTCCTCGCTGCTGCCGTTGGAGTAGACGTTCGCGGTGTCGAAGAAATTGATGCCGGCATCCACGGCTTGGCGGATCAGCGGCCGGCTCTCACTTTCAGGCAGCGTCCACGGATGTGGACCCCGCGCGGGATCCCCGTACGTCATACACCCCAGTGCCAGCGGCGAGATGTCCATGCCCGTGTTGCCGAGCTTTATGTAATCCATGTTCTTCCTCCGCCTTCCAGTCCCGGGCGCAGCTGCACCCCCCTGCCCCCACGCTATGCGACGAACAACCCCTTGTGGGCGTTTGTATGGCGACACTATCGATCCCGCGTGTCGCGTTGTCGCAGGCAGACGAGATTCCGTTGAGGTTGGAAAAGCTACCTCGGGCATAGCCCCGGCAGACCTCACCGATGCCGGTCTCTGCCTACACCTACGACAAGCTCACTGCGGCAAAACCGCTGGCCCACCCGCGGAGGCACCTCCTGGCCCCGAGGGGATGCGTCGACCCGGAGGGCGACAAAACGTACACCGGAAAGACCCAGGGACGTCAATATGTGGTGTCGCTGGACAGGCAGGGCAAGGAAGGCCCGGCTTCTGCCGTGGACCTTCCTTGCCCTGCCGACATTCTTCCTTGCCTTACCTGATGTTGTGCTTCGTGCCGTCTCCTTCGGTGCTTGCGCTGACGGACGCGGTTCCGTCCAGGGGGCCGGCGGCGGGGTTGGCGCCGGTGGTGGCGGAGAGGCGGGCCTTCCGGGTGGCGGGGCCGAAAACTGCCAGGGCGACTGCGCCGAACAGCCAGGTGCCGGCGATGAAAAAGAAGACGCTCTGGTAGCCGCTGCCGTTGTAGAGGGCGGCGATGATCAGCGGCCCGGCGGCGTTGGAGAGGCGTCCCAGGCCGTAGGAGATTCCGGTGCCCATGGAGCGGCCGTTTGTGTCGAAGAGCTCGGGGGAGTAGGCGTAGGCCAGGGCCGTGTAGCCGCGTTCGAACAGGTTAACCAGGAAGCCGAACAGGACGATGAGGACGGGGTTGAACGTGAGCCCGTAGAGCAGGCCACAGACGGCGATGATGCTGCCGAAGACCACCAGGCACCATTTTCGCTCGAACCGGTCCGTGACCAGGGATGCGAGGTAGGAGCCCAGGGGCGCGCCGATGGTGGTCAGTGCCACGTAAAAGATGGAGTTCTCGACGCTGAAGCCTTCCTTGGCCAGGAGGGTGGGAGCCCAGCTGGAGTAGCCAAAGAAGCCGATGGTCTGGGTGACCCAGAGGATGGTCAGCAGGGCGGTGGGTGCGAGGTATTTCTTCTGCAGCAGGAGCGTCAGGGGTGCCTTGGTGGCCGTGGGGGTTTCAACAGCTGCGGCCGGTTCGGGAAGAGCGCCCTTTTCCGCGCTCACGGTGGCCTCAATCTCGTTCAGGATGGCATCGGCTTTGGCGTAGTCGCCCTTGTTTTCGTACCAGCGCGGGGATTCCTTGAGGCGCCGGGTGAACAGGATGAAGAGGATGCCCAGCGCGCCCCAGATGTAGACGAGGCGCCAGGACCAGTCCGAGAGGGGGACCACGAGGCTGGCGATGAGGTTGGTGGCCGGGGTGCCGCAGATGCCGATGACGATCGCGTACGCCTGGTACTTGCCGCGCTTGGCCGCGGGGAACAGTTCGTTGACGTAGATGACGGCCACCACCGTCATCGCGGAGAGGCCAGCCGATGTCAGGACCCGGAAGACGCCAAGGGACACGATGTCCCAGGAGAAGGCCGCGATGAGGGAGAACGATGCGTACCAGAGCGTGGTGATCACCAGGGCGTTCTTGCGTCCCCAGCGGTCGGCCATCCAGCTGGCGATGAGCGAGCCGAAGAACATACCGACAAAGGACGCCGAGGTCACGTATGCCACCTGGTTGACGGTGACGCCCCACAGCTTGATCAGCTTGGGAACCGTGGTGGCGAAGCTGTTGATGTCTGCGAACTCGAAGAAGTAGGCGAATGAGACGGCCACCAGGGCGATCTTGTGGAACTTGGAGATGGGCAACCGGTCCAGGCGGTTGGCGGCGTTGGAATGCGTCATTGGAATCCTAGGGGCAAAGGTTGGGGGAAGCTTGGGCGGTGACTAGGCGTTTTCGCCGGGCCAGTACAGGCTCATGGGGTTGTTGACCAGCAGCTTGTGCTGCAGCTCGGAGGTGGTGGCCACATGGGGGATGAAGTCCACCAGCAGCCCGTCATCGGGCATGTGGCCGGTGAGGTTCGGGTGGGGCCAGTCGGATCCCCAGAGCACCCGGTCAGGGAATTCCTCGACGACGGTCCGGCCGAAGGCCACCACGTCACGGTATGCGTGCGTCTCGCCATCCAAGGCCGGTGGCCCGGAAACGCTGAGCCGTTCGGGGCAGCTGACCTTGACCCAGACGTCGTTGTTTTCGACGAAGCGCAGGAAGCGGCCGAACTCCGGGCCGGTGGCGGGCTTGGTGACGTCCGGGCGGCCCATGTGGTCCACCACCAGCGGCGTGGGCAGGGATCCGAAGAACCCTTCCAGGCCCTCGAGGTCCTGGCCTTCGAAGTAGATGACCACGTGCCAGCCCAGCGGGGCGATCCTGCGGGCAATTTCCGCCAGTTCCTCCTGCGGCGCCGCATTCACCAGGCGCTTCAGGAAGTTGAACCGGACGCCCCGCACGCCGGCGGCGTCGAGCCGCTGCAACTCGGCGTCGCTGATGTCCGGCCGTACCGTGGCCACGCCGCGGGCACGACCCCCCGCGGCCTCGACTGCGTCCACCATGGCGCTGTTGTCCGCTCCATGGCAGGTGGCCTGCACGATGACGTTGCGGCTCACTCCCAGGTGGTCGCGCAGTGCGAACAGTTGGTCTTTGCCGGCGTCGCACGGGGTGTATTTCCGTTCAGGCGCGAAGGGGAATTCCGCGCCTGGGCCGAAGACGTGGCAGTGCGCGTCCACTGCTCCTGCGGGAAGTTTGAAGCGGGGCGTGGACGGGATGCTGTACCAGTCGAGCCAGCCCGGTGTCTTGGTGAAGGCGGTTTCCATGGGGTTCCTTTGGGTGGCTTCAGTCGACATACCGGAGTCCGGCAGCTTCGAGGGGGCGGCGCATGTTGTAGATGTCGAGTCCGAGTTCCCCGTTGGCGAAGCGTTGGCGCTTGGCATCTTCGTTGTCCTCCCGCCTGCGGGCGGCTTCGGCCACTTCGGCTGCGCGTGCGGCGGGGACCACCACGACGCCGTCGACGTCGGCAATCACCACGTCCCCCGGGCTGACCAGGGCGTTGGCACAGACGACGGGGATGTTGACGGATCCGAGAGTGGCTTTGACGGTGCCTTTGGAATTGATGGCGCGGCTGAAGACAGGGAAGTCCATGTCCTGGAGCGTGGCGACGTCGCGGCAGCCGCCGTCGATGATCAGGCCCTTCGCGCCGCGGGCCTGCAGGGAGGTGGCGAGCAGGTCGCCGAAGAAGCCGTCTTCGCTTTCGGTGGTGCAGGCTGCGACGACGACGTCGCCGGGCTGGACCTGTTCGGCAACGACGTGCATCATCCAGTTGTCCCCGGGCTGGAGCAGGACGGTGACGGCGGTGCCGCACATCGCGGCGCCGGGGTAGACGGGGCGGATGTAGGGGCGCATGAGGCCCAGGCGGCCCATGGCTTCGTGGATGGTGCTGACGCCAAACGCTGAGAGGGCTTTGACATCCTGTTCGGCTGCGCGGGTGATGGTGGTGTGGACAACTCCGAGTTCCTGCATTTGTGGCTCCTGGGGCTTAGCGGCCCTGCTGTTTGAGCAGGGCGTTGAGGCGGGGGTAGACGGTGCGGGCGTTGAGTTCCTGGATGGCGGCCTGGTCCGCTTTATTCAGTCCCGCTGCGTCGATGTAACGGTGGGTGTCGTCGAAGTTGTGCCCCGTGCCTGGATCGATGTCGCGGACGGCGCCGATCATTTCGGACGCGAACAGGATGTTCTTGGTGGGCATGACGTTCAGGAGCAGGTCGATGCCGGGCTGGTGGTACACGCAGGTGTCGAAGAAGACATTGTCCAGCAGGTGTTCTTCCAGGGCGGGCTTGCCCAGTGCCATGGCCAGGCCGCGGAAGCGGCCCCAGTGGTAGGGGGCCGCGCCGCCGCCGTGGGGGATGACGAGCTTCAGGGTCGGGAAGTCCGCGAACAGGTTTCCCTGGATGAGCTGCATGACTGCGGTGGTGTCAGCGTTGAGATAGTGCGCGCCGGTGGTGTGGAAGGCGGGGTTGATGCTGGTGCTCACGTGGACCATGGCAGGGATGTCGTACTCGACCATTTTCTCGTAGATCGGGTACCAGTACCGGTCCGTGAGCGGTGGTGCTGTCCAGTGGCCCCCGGAGGGGTCCGGGTTCAGGTTTAGCGCGACGGCACCGTTTTCCTCCACGCAGCGCGTGAGCTCGGGGAGGCAGGTGGCCGGGTCCACGCCGGGGGACTGGGGAAGCATCGCGGCAGGGACGAAGCGTTCGGGGTAGAGCCGGCTGACCCGGTAGCAGAGCTCGTTGCAGATCGCCGCCCACTCGGCGGAGGTTTCGAAGGAGCCGATGTGGTGGGCCATGAAGGACGCCCGGGGCGAGAAGACGGTGAGGTCGATGCCGCGTTCGTCCATGAGCCGCAGCTGGTTCGCTTCGATGCTTTCGCGCAGGTCGTCGTCGGAAATCTGCAGCTCAGCGGGGGACGGTGCCAAGGCAGGGTCCTGCAGTGCCGCGACCTGCCGGTCGCGCCAGTCGCCAAGGGCCGCGGGGGCCGTGGTGTAGTGGCCGTGGATGTCGATGATCACAGTGGGTGCTCCTGGGAGGAAGTCGCTGAAGGCTCGGTAGTGGTGGGGTTCCAGAGACCGCGGGGGACCATGACATCCCCGGCCATGATCAGCCGCGCGGTGCGGATCAGCGCGGACTTGACCACTCGGGTGGGGTCACGGGGGTCCAGGCCGAGCTGGACGGTGAATTCGCCACTGGGATGTTCCACCGACACCGTAAGGTCCGTCCCGTCCGGCAGGAATGCGACGTCGTGCGCCACAGTCCCCTTCAGGGTCGCGGCGGTTGCGGCGGTCACCGCCGCCAGTACCCCGATGGATTCGTGGCAGACGTGCGGGATGAAGCTGCGCGTGTTGATCGCCCCGCCCGCGGTGGGCGGGGAAACGAGCGTCATCTTCGGGTAGTTCCTGTCCGTCACGTCCCCCAGGCCCATGAGCTTCCCGCAGATCAGGCGCAGGTCCTCGAGGCGTCCCTTGAGTTCGGCGTCCTTGTTAAGGTCGACGGCGGCCTCGCGGCCCGTGCGGCCCAGGTCGCCGGCGTTGATAATCACCAGGGGTTGCCCGTTGTCGATGCAGGTGACATCGACGGGTCCGACGCCGGGGAGGTCCACGGTGTCGCGGAGGTTGCCGGTGGGCAGGAGAGAGTCGCAGACGGAACCGGCGGTGTCCAGGAAGTTGATGGTCACCGGCGCCGCGGTGCCGGGGACGCCGTCGATCCTGGCGTCCCCTTCATAGCCGACATACCGGCCGTCCGGGCCCAAGGGCGTTTGGACGGTGATCTCGGCGACCATATTCGTGTTCAAGGTGAGGACGCGCGCCGTGGTGGTGTCGCCGTCGGGCGTTAAAAGTCCAGACTCGATCGCGAAGGGGAGCGCTGCTGCGAGCATGTTTCCGCAGTTCGGAGTCGTGTCCACGGTGTCGGTGGTGGGCTGGAGCTGCGCGAACAGGAACTCCAGGTCCACGCCGTCGCGTCCACTGACCGAGACGATCCCGGCCTTGCTGGTCAGCGGGTGGGCGCCGCCCAGCCCGTCAATCTGCCGGGGATCCGGGGAACCCATGGCAGCCAACAGAATGGCGTCCCTGGTTGGGATATCGGTGGGCAGGTCACTGGCCCGGAAGAACGGGCCCTTGGACGTCCCGCCCCGCATCAACCAGCACGGCACTGCAAACTGGCCGCCGGCGGGGCGTGGCCCAGCAGGATCCTGGCGGCTGGAGTCCAACGCGGGGGAGTCCGCAGCGGCCGCAGCAGAAATGGCCTTGTCCATGGTTTGTCCTTTGAAGGTCCGGGAGGGCGCACTTGGAACCGCGCCGTCGCCTCAAGTGAACCAAGTTACATTCAGGATTGTCAACAATTTCTTGTACATTTATGTTGACCGTTGATTGCGCTCTCACTGTTACCCCGGGGAGCGACCTGCTGCGGCATGATTGTTCCATGACTGAATTTGGCGCGGTCCGGGTGCACGACGCTGTGCTGCGCCATGTAGAGGAGAGCCTGCGCTCAGGGGCGATCAAGATCGGTGACAGACTGCCTGGCGAACGTGCCCTGGCGGAGCAGTTCGGGATTTCACGCGCGTCCGTGCGGAACGCTATCCGGTCACTTGAAGTGATGGGCGTTGTCCGTTCCTCGACGGGGTCGGGGCCAAACTCAGGCACTGTTGTGGTCTCGAACCCATCGCATGCCCTGGGCGGAGCCCTGCGCATGCACGTTGCGAGCCAGCAGCTTCCCCTTAAGGACATCGTGGAGGCGCGGATCATGACTGAGACGTGGGCGCTTGAGCATGCCGCTGCCGTTTCGTGGACTCCTGAGCAACTCGATGACGCGCGGCTGCTGCTGGAGGCGATGGACGATGAAGGGTTGCCTTCTGAAATCTTCACCCTCCTGGACGCCCAGTTCCATGTCGCCCTCAGTGCATTGGCAGGCAACGTCGTGGTGAGCACGATGATGGAGTCGATGCGCGAGGCGATCCGCGACTATATCAGCGAGGCAGCGGCGCGGCAGGGGGCATGGGAGGAAGTGGTTCATGTCCTTCGGGCACACCACCACGGTATCTTCGATGCTGTTGAGGCACGGGACGGGGCGGTGGCGGCCCGTCTCGTCCGTGAACACATCGACTGGTTCTACGGTCAGGCCCGGTAAGCCCGGACACGCGCCAGCCGCCGGACACTTTCTCTCCGGCGGCTGGAAGCGTTGGGTAGTCGGATTGCCTTAGGACACTTGTGCTGTGAGCCCCGCGGCCTGGATCGCCTTGGATGCTGCGGTCTCGTCGTTGTCGGAGCTGTCGCCGCTGATTCCGACGGCACCGTGGATTTCGCCGTCGCTGCCGCGGACGAGTACTCCGCCGGGCACCGGGATGAGACGCCCGCCGATGGCAGCAGCTGCGGCCGCAATGAAGTAGGCCTGCTGCTCGGCCCGTTCCATGAGGGCCCGTGACCCCATGCCGAGGGCGAGGGCTCCATATGCCTTGCCGTGGGCAATTTCGAAGCGGTTGTTCGAAGCGCCGTCCTGCCGGGCGGCGGCGATAACGTGTCCTCCCGGATCGAGCACGACGACGGTCAGCGGCTTGAAGCCGTGCTGCTGCCCTGTTGCGAGTGCCTCGGCGATGATGGATTGGGCGGTGTCGAGGTTAAGGCTCAAGATGCGCTCCCGGCAAGGTCGGTGGTGTGTTTCTGCGCTTCGCGGCGGCGGTGGAGGATTGGTTCGGTGTACCCGGAGGGCTGGGCAGCGCCCGTGAGCACGAGCTCCCGGGCGGCCAGGAAGGCTTCGGTGTCGAATGACGGCGATAGCGGCAGGTAATCCGGATCAGCGGCATTCTGTTCGTCCACCACCTCGGCCATGCGCCGCAGCGAATCCTCCACTTGCTCCGCGGTGATAACGCCGTGGAGGAGCCAGTTGGAAATGTGCTGGGAGCTGATCCGGCAGGTGGCGCGGTCCTCCATCAACGCCGTGCCGTGAATGTCCGGGACCTTGGAGCAGCCGATGCCGGCGTTGACCCAGCGGACGACATAGCCCAGGGTGCTCTGGATGTTGTTGTCCAGTTCGCTGCGCCGGGCATCTTCGTCCCAGCTTGCCGGATCTCCCACCGGGATGGTGAGCAGTTGCCGCAGGGTGGAGCGGCGCGCTTGGCCAAGCTGTGCCTGCTGGGCATCTACGTCGACCTGGTGGTAGTGGATGGCGTGCAGTGTCGCCGCGGTCGGGGATGGGACCCAGGCACAGTCGGCGCCGGCAAGGGGATGGGCAACCTTTTGCTCCAGCATGTCCGCCAGGTTGTCCGGCGCGGCCCACATGCCTTTGCCGATCTGCGCCCGGCCGGCAAAACCGCATTCGACTCCGATGTCCACGTTGGCGTCTTCGTAGGCTTTGATCCAGCTGGTGGAGCGCATGTCAGCCTTGCGGACCATCGGTCCGGCGAACATCGACGTGTGGATCTCATCTCCGGTCCGGTCCAGGAATCCGGTGTTGATGAACGCCACCCGGTCCCGGGCCTCCCAGATGCACGCCTTGAGGTTCGCGGAGGTGCGGCGCTCTTCGTCCATAATGCCGATCTTGAGGGTCAGCGGGTCCAGGCCCAGGACGGATTCCACCTTTGTGAGCAGGGCGCAGGCCACGGCTACTTCATGGGGCCCGTGCATCTTGGGCTTGACGATGTAGGCCGACCCGGTCCGGGAGTTGCTTGCCGCGTTGGGTCCGCGCAGGTCGTGCACAGAGCCAAGGCCGGTGAAGAGGGCGTCAAGGATCTCCTCGGGTACCGGGTTGCCGGCTGCGTCCAGGACCGCGTCACTGGTCATCAGATGACCCACCTGACGGATAAGCAGCAAGGAGCGGCCGGGCAGCGTCAGCTCCGATCCGTCCGGTGCCGTGTAAACGCGGTCGGGGTTGAGCCGGCGCGCGAAGGTCTTGCCGCCCTTCTCGACGTCAGCGGTCAACGTTCCCTGCATGAGGCGGAGCCAGTTCCGGTAGCCTTCCACCTTGTCTTCGGCGTCCACTGCCGCCACCGAGTCCTCGAGGTCCATGATCGTGGTGACGGCCGACTCCAGGACAATGTCCTTCACGCCTGCCTGGTCGCCGGCTCCGATGGGATGGTTCCGGTCGATCTGGATTTCAACATGCAGACCGTGGTGCACCAGCAGCACGGCGTCCGGTTCCGCTGAGGTTCCTCCGTAACCCGCGAACTGTGAAGGTTCGGTGAGACGGGTGGTGCCGTTGGCATTTTCGGCAACGAGGGCGCCGTCGACCACGCGGTACGCCGTCACGTCGGCGTGGGAGCCGGACGCTAGAGGAGTGTGTTCGTCGAGGAACTGCCGGCCGATGGCCACGACGGCAGCACCCCGGACGGGGTTATAGGCGCCGCTGCGCTCACGCCCTTCCGCCTCATCGATCACGTCTGTGCCGTAGAGCGCGTCATAGAGGGAACCCCAACGGGCGTTGGCGGCGTTGGTGGCGAAGCGCGCGTTCAACAGCGGTACGACCAGCTGAGGGCCGGAGACTGTGGCGATCTCCGGGTCCACACGCTCCGTGGTGATACTGAAGTCCGTTGGTTCCTCCGCCAGGTAGCCGATCGAACGGAGGAAGGCCTCGTACGCCTCAGGATCGCCGGGACCTGCGTGGGTGCGGTGAAACTCGTCGATCTGCTCCTGCAACCGGTCACGGGTTGCCAGCAATTCCCGCACCTGCGGGGAGAACTCCTCAATCACCGATGCTGCCCCAGCCCAGAACGCCTCCTCCTCGATCCCGGTGCCGGGGAGTGCCTCATCCCGGACGAAGGCATAAAGGCCTCCGGCGACGGTGAGTCCATTTGTCTTCACATGCGACGACATACTGCTTGCTCCTTATAAAGGGGTTCGGTGTTATGAAAATTTCTAATTTTGAAGACGGGCCTTCGTCGCCCTGTTTCAGATGGCTTTGCCGGGGTTGAGTATCCCTGCCGGATCGATGACGTCCTTGATTGCCTGCTGAAGGGAGCGGGACGTTTCGCCGATTTCCTCCCCGACCCATTCCCGTTTCAGCAGCCCCACCCCGTGTTCGCCTGTCAGGGTTCCGCCCAGTCGCTGGGCGAGGTGGAACATTTCCCCGAGCGCGGCCTTTGCAGGGCCCTCGGTTATGGGCTCGTGAGGGTCGACGACGAGCATGGGGTGCAGGTTCCCGTCAGCTGCGTGGGCGACGCTGAAGATCCGCACCCCGGTACGGGACGCAATGTCCTCGAGTCCGGCGAAGGCATCGGCGAGCCGGTCCCGCGGAACGGCGATGTCACCGATCGATACGCGCCCGAGCTTTTCCAGGGCCGGGATGGCGTCGCGCCGGGCCTTGACCAGGGCTGCGGCCTCAGCGGCATCGGCGGCGCGGTGGACCGACGTGGCGAATGGACTGATCGCCTGGACGATCTCGTCGAGCTCGAGGTGGGCACCGTAGCCATCTGTCTGGGCGAGGAGGAAGGCACCGCCGAGCTCGCGGTGCCTGGTGCCCTCAGCCAGGTCGACGGCTTCAAGGGTGGGGCCGTCCATCAGTTCCAGGATCGAGGGCTGGATGCGTGCAGCAGTGATGGCGGAGGCAGCGCGGCCGGCTGCCTCGATGTCGGCGAAGTAGGCGGCGAGGGTCTCCGTCCGCACGGGCCTCGGCCGCAGGCGAAGGGTGGCCTCTACCACCACGCCCAGGGTTCCCTCCGAGCCGATGAAGAGGGCGTTGAGGTCATAGCCGGTGACGCCCTTGATCGTCTTCCTGCCCGTGCGCAGGATTCGCCCGTCTGCCAGGACAATGGTCAGCCCAAGTACCGATTCACGGGTCACTCCGTACTTCGCGCACCACATGCCCCCCGCGTTCGTGGCAATGTTTCCGCCAATGGAGCATATTGCGGTGCTCGCCGGGTCGGGTGCATAGAAGAGCCCGTGCCGGGCGGCCGCGGCATTGACCTCGGCGTTGAGCACTCCAGGTTCGACGACGGCAATCATTTCCACCGGGTCGATGGACAGAATACGGTTCATGCGGGAGACGTCGAGCACGATCTCGCCCGCACGCGCGCTGGCCCCTGCGGCCAGGCCGGTCCCTGCTCCGCGCGGGACTACGGGGACCTGCGCGGCGTGGGCGAGGCGCAGCAATTCGACGACGTCGTCAACGCTTTGGGCGATAACCACCCCGTCCGGAACTGTGGTGGGGACGTAGCCGGAGCGGTCCGTGGCCGCAGCTTGGCGCGCCTCGGCATCCGTGGTCGCCCGTGGGTGCGCTGCCAGCACGGCAGCAGTGGGCGAGGGGCTGGCCGCTGCGTGCGGAGCGGGGGTCGAGGCTGTCTTAACGGTCATGATGGGCCTTCCGGTCGTTATGCAGGGGATGGAATTGGTGCCGTGCGGTTGCTCACGGCACCATCCATGCGAGGACGTTGGTCTGGAGCAGGACTAGGACGGT
Encoded here:
- a CDS encoding MFS transporter, yielding MTHSNAANRLDRLPISKFHKIALVAVSFAYFFEFADINSFATTVPKLIKLWGVTVNQVAYVTSASFVGMFFGSLIASWMADRWGRKNALVITTLWYASFSLIAAFSWDIVSLGVFRVLTSAGLSAMTVVAVIYVNELFPAAKRGKYQAYAIVIGICGTPATNLIASLVVPLSDWSWRLVYIWGALGILFILFTRRLKESPRWYENKGDYAKADAILNEIEATVSAEKGALPEPAAAVETPTATKAPLTLLLQKKYLAPTALLTILWVTQTIGFFGYSSWAPTLLAKEGFSVENSIFYVALTTIGAPLGSYLASLVTDRFERKWCLVVFGSIIAVCGLLYGLTFNPVLIVLFGFLVNLFERGYTALAYAYSPELFDTNGRSMGTGISYGLGRLSNAAGPLIIAALYNGSGYQSVFFFIAGTWLFGAVALAVFGPATRKARLSATTGANPAAGPLDGTASVSASTEGDGTKHNIR
- a CDS encoding amidohydrolase family protein, which encodes METAFTKTPGWLDWYSIPSTPRFKLPAGAVDAHCHVFGPGAEFPFAPERKYTPCDAGKDQLFALRDHLGVSRNVIVQATCHGADNSAMVDAVEAAGGRARGVATVRPDISDAELQRLDAAGVRGVRFNFLKRLVNAAPQEELAEIARRIAPLGWHVVIYFEGQDLEGLEGFFGSLPTPLVVDHMGRPDVTKPATGPEFGRFLRFVENNDVWVKVSCPERLSVSGPPALDGETHAYRDVVAFGRTVVEEFPDRVLWGSDWPHPNLTGHMPDDGLLVDFIPHVATTSELQHKLLVNNPMSLYWPGENA
- the ligK gene encoding 4-carboxy-4-hydroxy-2-oxoadipate aldolase/oxaloacetate decarboxylase → MQELGVVHTTITRAAEQDVKALSAFGVSTIHEAMGRLGLMRPYIRPVYPGAAMCGTAVTVLLQPGDNWMMHVVAEQVQPGDVVVAACTTESEDGFFGDLLATSLQARGAKGLIIDGGCRDVATLQDMDFPVFSRAINSKGTVKATLGSVNIPVVCANALVSPGDVVIADVDGVVVVPAARAAEVAEAARRREDNEDAKRQRFANGELGLDIYNMRRPLEAAGLRYVD
- a CDS encoding amidohydrolase family protein, with the translated sequence MIIDIHGHYTTAPAALGDWRDRQVAALQDPALAPSPAELQISDDDLRESIEANQLRLMDERGIDLTVFSPRASFMAHHIGSFETSAEWAAICNELCYRVSRLYPERFVPAAMLPQSPGVDPATCLPELTRCVEENGAVALNLNPDPSGGHWTAPPLTDRYWYPIYEKMVEYDIPAMVHVSTSINPAFHTTGAHYLNADTTAVMQLIQGNLFADFPTLKLVIPHGGGAAPYHWGRFRGLAMALGKPALEEHLLDNVFFDTCVYHQPGIDLLLNVMPTKNILFASEMIGAVRDIDPGTGHNFDDTHRYIDAAGLNKADQAAIQELNARTVYPRLNALLKQQGR
- a CDS encoding 4-oxalomesaconate tautomerase: MDKAISAAAAADSPALDSSRQDPAGPRPAGGQFAVPCWLMRGGTSKGPFFRASDLPTDIPTRDAILLAAMGSPDPRQIDGLGGAHPLTSKAGIVSVSGRDGVDLEFLFAQLQPTTDTVDTTPNCGNMLAAALPFAIESGLLTPDGDTTTARVLTLNTNMVAEITVQTPLGPDGRYVGYEGDARIDGVPGTAAPVTINFLDTAGSVCDSLLPTGNLRDTVDLPGVGPVDVTCIDNGQPLVIINAGDLGRTGREAAVDLNKDAELKGRLEDLRLICGKLMGLGDVTDRNYPKMTLVSPPTAGGAINTRSFIPHVCHESIGVLAAVTAATAATLKGTVAHDVAFLPDGTDLTVSVEHPSGEFTVQLGLDPRDPTRVVKSALIRTARLIMAGDVMVPRGLWNPTTTEPSATSSQEHPL
- a CDS encoding FadR/GntR family transcriptional regulator; this translates as MTEFGAVRVHDAVLRHVEESLRSGAIKIGDRLPGERALAEQFGISRASVRNAIRSLEVMGVVRSSTGSGPNSGTVVVSNPSHALGGALRMHVASQQLPLKDIVEARIMTETWALEHAAAVSWTPEQLDDARLLLEAMDDEGLPSEIFTLLDAQFHVALSALAGNVVVSTMMESMREAIRDYISEAAARQGAWEEVVHVLRAHHHGIFDAVEARDGAVAARLVREHIDWFYGQAR
- a CDS encoding GlcG/HbpS family heme-binding protein, producing MSLNLDTAQSIIAEALATGQQHGFKPLTVVVLDPGGHVIAAARQDGASNNRFEIAHGKAYGALALGMGSRALMERAEQQAYFIAAAAAAIGGRLIPVPGGVLVRGSDGEIHGAVGISGDSSDNDETAASKAIQAAGLTAQVS
- a CDS encoding malate synthase G, with amino-acid sequence MSSHVKTNGLTVAGGLYAFVRDEALPGTGIEEEAFWAGAASVIEEFSPQVRELLATRDRLQEQIDEFHRTHAGPGDPEAYEAFLRSIGYLAEEPTDFSITTERVDPEIATVSGPQLVVPLLNARFATNAANARWGSLYDALYGTDVIDEAEGRERSGAYNPVRGAAVVAIGRQFLDEHTPLASGSHADVTAYRVVDGALVAENANGTTRLTEPSQFAGYGGTSAEPDAVLLVHHGLHVEIQIDRNHPIGAGDQAGVKDIVLESAVTTIMDLEDSVAAVDAEDKVEGYRNWLRLMQGTLTADVEKGGKTFARRLNPDRVYTAPDGSELTLPGRSLLLIRQVGHLMTSDAVLDAAGNPVPEEILDALFTGLGSVHDLRGPNAASNSRTGSAYIVKPKMHGPHEVAVACALLTKVESVLGLDPLTLKIGIMDEERRTSANLKACIWEARDRVAFINTGFLDRTGDEIHTSMFAGPMVRKADMRSTSWIKAYEDANVDIGVECGFAGRAQIGKGMWAAPDNLADMLEQKVAHPLAGADCAWVPSPTAATLHAIHYHQVDVDAQQAQLGQARRSTLRQLLTIPVGDPASWDEDARRSELDNNIQSTLGYVVRWVNAGIGCSKVPDIHGTALMEDRATCRISSQHISNWLLHGVITAEQVEDSLRRMAEVVDEQNAADPDYLPLSPSFDTEAFLAARELVLTGAAQPSGYTEPILHRRREAQKHTTDLAGSAS